In Strix aluco isolate bStrAlu1 chromosome 22, bStrAlu1.hap1, whole genome shotgun sequence, a genomic segment contains:
- the H6PD gene encoding GDH/6PGL endoplasmic bifunctional protein, which produces MLRRVLCTVLFVGALPSLAEASQGHISVVLLGATGDLAKKYLWQGLFQLYMDQVSSGHSFTFHGAALTALEPGQRLMFDVLKKLACPPDESPDRCAVLKDQFLKLSQYHQLKTAENYTVLNREIETLLRQEGLKEAGRIFYFSVPPFAYTEIARHINSSCRPPPGAWLRVVLEKPFGHDLVSAQQLAAELTSFFREEEMYRVDHYLGKQAVAHILPFRDQNRQFLDPIWNRHHVERVEIVLKETVDAKGRTSFYEQYGVIRDVLQNHLTEALMFLTMELPANVTRAEEVLQSKLQAFQSLRGLEKNSAVLGQYQAYASQVQEELQKTQDYISTTPTFAGVLVHSDSLRWEGVPFLLTSGKALDERVGYVRVLFKNRAYCTQRETLRDAGHSQCKAKQIIFYIGHGTLNTPAVLVSRNLFRPVMPEGSWREAVGQSDLHIFGQPLSDYYVYSPVKERDAYSVLISNIYHGRKDFFITTENLLASWGFWTPLLDSISHQPPRLYPGGAENQHVLDFEMVSGEVAFILAEPVELLNPNKLMPSDYRTIQSKFRQRRLVSAWSEDLISQLASDIEQTASRTVARSGQFHLALSGGSSPVVLFQRLARHHYAFPWKHTHIWLVDERCVPLTDTESNFFSLHSHLLQSVRVPYFNIHPMPVHLNQRLCVEEDRGTELYAKEIMALVANASFDLVLLGVGTDGHTASLFPHSENGLEGAQTVVLTESPVRPHQRMSLSLPLINKARQVFVLVLGRGKHDITALLSRVGHEPRKWPVSGVNPTSGQLVWYVDYEALLG; this is translated from the exons ATGCTGAGAAGAGTGCTGTGTACAGTGTTGTTCGTGGGAGCCTTGCCATCACTGGCTGAAGCGTCCCAGGGTCACATTTCAGTGGTCTTGCTGGGAGCCACAGGTGATTTGGCCAAGAAGTATTTGTggcagggtcttttccaactctACATGGACCAAGTGAGCAGTGGCCACAGCTTCACTTTCCACGGGGCTGCACTGACAGCTCTGGAGCCAGGACAGAGGCTGATGTTTGatgtgctgaagaagctggcctGTCCCCCAGATGAATCCCCTGACAGATGTGCTGTGCTCAAGGACCAGTTCCTGAAGCTGAGCCAATACCACCAGCTGAAGACTGCCGAAAACTACACTGTGCTGAACAGAGAGATTGAGACACTGCTTCGCCAGGAGGGGCTGAAGGAAGCTGGAAGGATCTTCTACTTCTCAGTACCACCATTTGCCTACACAGAGATCGCCCGGCAcatcaacagcagctgcagaccACCTCCGGGAGCCTGGTTGCGTGTGGTGCTGGAGAAGCCTTTTGGCCATGACCTGGTGTCAGCCCAgcagctggctgcagagctgaCAAGCTTCTTCAGGGAAGAGGAGATGTACCGGGTGGATCACTACCTTGGCAAACAG GCTGTAGCCCATATCCTGCCTTTTCGAGATCAGAACCGACAGTTTCTGGATCCAATTTGGAACCGACATCATGTGGAAAGAGTGGAGATTGTCTTGAAAGAGACTGTGGATGCTAAAG GCCGCACCAGCTTCTATGAGCAGTATGGAGTCATCCGGGACGTGCTGCAGAACCACCTCACGGAGGCCCTGATGTTCCTGACCATGGAGCTCCCAGCCAACGTGACCAGGGCTGAAGAGGTTTTGCAGAGCAAGCTGCAGGCCTTCCAGTCCTTGCGGGGCCTGGAGAAAAACAGTGCTGTGTTGGGTCAGTATCAGGCATATGCCAGCCAAGTACAGGAGGAACTGCAGAAGACACAAGACTACATCAGCACAACACCAACCTTTGCAG GTGTGCTGGTTCACAGTGACAGCCTGCGTTGGGAAGGGGTCCCTTTCCTCCTCACTTCTGGGAAAGCTCTGGATGAACGGGTAGGTTATGTCCGTGTTCTCTTCAAGAACCGGGCCTACTGCACTCAGAGAGAGACTCTGAGGGATGCAGGGCACAGCCAGTGTAAAGCCAAGCAGATCATCTTCTACATTGGGCACGGCACACTCAACACTCCTGCGGTGCTTGTGAGCAGGAACCTTTTCAGGCCTGTCATGCCAGAAGGCAGTTGGAGAGAAGCAGTGGGTCAGTCAGACCTGCACATTTTTGGACAACCGTTGTCTGATTACTATGTGTACAGCCCTGTGAAAGAGAGAGATGCGTATTCTGTCCTCATCTCCAACATCTACCATGGTAGGAAGGACTTCTTCATTACCACTGAGAACCTGCTGGCCTCCTGGGGATTCTGGACACCGCTGCTGGATAGCATTTCCCACCAGCCCCCGCGCCTCTACCCGGGGGGTGCGGAGAACCAACACGTCTTAGACTTTGAAATGGTGAGTGGGGAAGTGGCATTCATACTGGCAGAGCCGGTGGAACTGCTGAACCCCAACAAGCTGATGCCAAGCGATTACAGGACAATCCAGTCCAAATTTCGGCAACGTCGCCTGGTCTCAGCATGGTCTGAGGACCTGATCTCCCAGCTGGCTTCTGACATCGAGCAGACAGCAAGCAGGACTGTGGCACGCTCTGGGCAGTTCCACCTGGCCCTCTCAGGTGGCTCAAGCCCTGTGGTCCTATTCCAGCGGCTGGCAAGACACCATTATGCCTTCCCATGGAAGCACACCCACATCTGGCTGGTGGATGAACGCTGTGTCCCTCTCACTGACACTGAGTCCAACTTCTTCAGCTTGCACAGCCACCTCCTCCAGAGTGTCCGGGTGCCCTACTTCAACATCCACCCCATGCCTGTGCACCTGAACCAGCGGCTCTGTGTGGAGGAGGACAGAGGCACGGAGCTGTATGCCAAGGAGATCATGGCCCTGGTGGCCAATGCCAGCTTTgacctggtgctgctgggggtgggcacTGATGGACACACTGCCTCACTCTTCCCCCACTCTGAAAATGGCTTGGAAGGGGCTCAGACTGTGGTGCTGACTGAAAGCCCTGTCAGACCTCACCAAAGGATGAGCCTTAGCCTACCCCTCATCAACAAGGCCAGGCAGGTGTTTGTCTTGGTTTTGGGGAGGGGTAAGCACGACATCACTGCTCTCCTCAGCAGAGTGGGCCATGAGCCAAGGAAATGGCCTGTCTCGGGTGTCAACCCCACCTCTGGCCAGCTGGTGTGGTATGTGGATTATGAAGCTCTGCTTGGGTGA